One window of the Deltaproteobacteria bacterium PRO3 genome contains the following:
- a CDS encoding type II toxin-antitoxin system HicA family toxin — protein sequence MKKREVERKLKAFGWWLKRQGGNHEVWTNGDMEEPVPRHSEIGEILAKKILKKAENNPPKGK from the coding sequence ATGAAAAAACGGGAGGTGGAAAGAAAGCTTAAAGCATTCGGCTGGTGGCTAAAAAGGCAAGGTGGAAACCACGAAGTTTGGACGAATGGCGATATGGAAGAACCGGTTCCTAGACATAGCGAGATCGGAGAAATCCTCGCAAAGAAGATCTTGAAGAAGGCGGAGAACAATCCGCCCAAGGGGAAATAG
- a CDS encoding MFS transporter yields the protein MKAQPNSNNLFGLTTVIVLLVSVDAMDSIMVGTAMPTILASLGGIGWYGWTVGAFGLASFAAIPIFGHLTSRWRLRNVIFLALGLFLLGSVAAALAPKMKLLVGARVLQGLGMGGITALPFAIISTQYPSQHRAKPLGLISPVFVVCGLLAPFLASQLLERAAWPWVFWINIPLVLIIGALVFRMLPPTPPAAAAGPAAKMNLLGPILFSVLAGFSLKAFTSVWPVNLIQWGVAVAALAVFVWHERRHPNPFIPADAFSLAKPLGAIFLAVILVRACFGAARIYVPLLLEGVWGLNALAAGFSLTLASLTWSGGGFFVAAKRATRTPLAKWGTLLIVASLAMLLAVLWTQSEVLLAYGLWALVGLGMGVATSIYSAAAMQLAEAYPRGVTGSTLQLGTALGSALGPAAANTIAQLGFSKGFDPKLLDEGALTGASLRSLLLGASFAQGLAIVLALASILMAWRFFRSQRPAAGKGGEAG from the coding sequence GTGAAAGCCCAGCCTAATTCCAACAATCTCTTCGGCCTCACGACCGTCATCGTCCTCCTCGTCTCCGTCGACGCGATGGACAGCATCATGGTGGGGACGGCCATGCCGACAATCCTCGCCAGCCTCGGCGGCATCGGTTGGTACGGTTGGACGGTGGGCGCCTTCGGGCTGGCCAGCTTCGCCGCGATTCCCATCTTCGGCCACCTCACCTCGCGCTGGAGATTGCGCAACGTCATCTTCCTAGCCCTGGGACTCTTCCTCCTCGGTTCCGTCGCCGCGGCCTTGGCGCCGAAGATGAAATTGCTCGTCGGCGCGCGGGTCCTGCAGGGACTCGGCATGGGCGGGATCACCGCGCTGCCCTTCGCCATCATCTCCACCCAATATCCCTCGCAGCACCGCGCCAAGCCGCTGGGCCTGATCTCGCCGGTCTTCGTGGTCTGCGGCCTGCTGGCCCCCTTCCTCGCCTCCCAGCTCCTCGAGCGCGCGGCCTGGCCCTGGGTCTTTTGGATCAACATCCCCTTGGTGCTGATCATCGGCGCCCTCGTGTTTCGCATGCTGCCGCCGACGCCGCCGGCCGCCGCCGCGGGGCCCGCAGCCAAGATGAATCTCTTGGGCCCCATCCTGTTCAGCGTCCTAGCCGGCTTCTCCCTCAAGGCCTTCACCTCGGTCTGGCCGGTGAACCTGATCCAATGGGGGGTCGCCGTGGCGGCCTTGGCCGTCTTCGTCTGGCACGAGCGCCGCCACCCCAATCCCTTCATCCCCGCCGACGCCTTCAGCCTCGCCAAGCCGCTCGGCGCAATCTTCCTGGCGGTGATTTTGGTGCGGGCCTGCTTCGGCGCGGCGCGCATCTACGTCCCGCTCCTGCTGGAAGGCGTCTGGGGCCTGAACGCCCTGGCCGCGGGCTTCAGCCTCACCCTGGCCTCGCTCACCTGGAGCGGCGGCGGATTTTTCGTCGCGGCCAAGCGGGCGACGCGAACGCCGCTCGCGAAGTGGGGGACCCTGCTCATCGTCGCGTCCCTCGCCATGCTCTTGGCGGTCCTGTGGACCCAAAGCGAGGTGCTGCTCGCCTACGGCCTCTGGGCCTTGGTCGGCTTAGGCATGGGCGTCGCCACCTCGATCTACAGCGCCGCCGCCATGCAGCTCGCCGAGGCCTACCCGCGGGGCGTGACCGGCTCGACCCTGCAGCTGGGCACGGCCCTCGGCAGCGCGCTGGGACCGGCCGCCGCCAACACCATCGCCCAGCTGGGATTTTCCAAGGGCTTCGACCCGAAGCTCTTGGACGAGGGCGCCTTGACCGGCGCCTCGCTGCGCTCGCTCCTGCTCGGCGCCAGTTTCGCGCAGGGGCTGGCGATTGTCTTGGCCCTCGCCAGCATCTTGATGGCTTGGCGCTTCTTTCGCTCGCAGCGGCCGGCGGCGGGGAAGGGAGGGGAGGCGGGGTGA
- a CDS encoding 2-hydroxychromene-2-carboxylate isomerase → MNPISQNSQTPVGPVRTLEFFYEFASTYSYLSALRIESLARARGIEVRWRPFLLGPIFKEQGWTDSPFNHFPVKGRYMWRDLERRAGRYGLAFRRPSQFPRNGLPAARIALLGAGEGWAPEFSRRVYAANFVEDLDIGRLEVLSPLLAGLGLEPAEVLKRAEAEANKAALRAQTERAKSLGIFGAPSFVVGEELFWGDDRLEDALAWCERP, encoded by the coding sequence ATGAACCCGATTTCCCAAAATAGTCAAACCCCGGTGGGCCCGGTGAGGACCTTGGAATTTTTCTACGAGTTCGCCAGCACTTATTCCTACCTGTCGGCGCTGCGCATCGAATCGCTCGCCCGAGCGCGCGGGATCGAGGTGCGCTGGCGCCCCTTCCTGCTGGGGCCGATCTTTAAAGAGCAGGGCTGGACGGATTCGCCCTTCAATCACTTTCCGGTCAAGGGCCGCTACATGTGGCGCGACCTGGAGCGGCGCGCGGGGCGCTACGGGCTGGCCTTCCGCAGGCCTTCGCAGTTTCCGCGCAACGGCCTGCCGGCCGCGCGCATCGCGCTGCTCGGCGCCGGCGAGGGCTGGGCGCCGGAATTTTCGCGCCGGGTCTACGCGGCGAATTTCGTCGAGGACTTGGACATCGGCCGACTTGAGGTCTTATCCCCGCTGCTTGCCGGCCTGGGCCTAGAACCCGCGGAGGTCTTGAAGCGCGCCGAGGCCGAGGCAAACAAGGCCGCGCTGCGCGCGCAGACCGAACGGGCGAAGTCGCTGGGCATCTTCGGGGCGCCTTCCTTCGTGGTCGGCGAAGAGCTGTTTTGGGGCGACGACCGCCTGGAGGATGCTTTGGCATGGTGCGAACGACCTTAG
- a CDS encoding glutathione S-transferase family protein, producing the protein MIRLYQFPISHYCEKSRWALDYKGLPYEIVNLLPGPHILTTKRLAKRTCVPILDYEGKILQDSTNILEFLETAIPSPPLIPEKAGEQKEALEWEEYCDAEVGKHLRRYFYHYLLDEPSLMPKLILEQQAWYGKYLYFFTYPLVKRLMRKSMNIYPDPVKRSKQALDEALRRLDREVARREFLVGGRFGRADMAAAALLAPLFTPPEHDYPWPAIDSLPEPLRKLNAQWADSALGRYVHRIYRDYRKRGRAHG; encoded by the coding sequence ATGATCCGACTCTACCAATTTCCCATCTCTCATTACTGCGAGAAGAGCCGCTGGGCCCTCGACTACAAGGGCTTGCCCTACGAGATCGTCAACCTCCTGCCCGGCCCGCACATCCTCACCACCAAGCGCCTGGCCAAGCGCACCTGCGTCCCGATCCTGGACTACGAGGGCAAGATCCTGCAGGACTCGACGAACATTCTCGAGTTTCTCGAGACGGCCATCCCCTCCCCTCCCCTGATCCCGGAGAAGGCCGGGGAGCAAAAGGAGGCCTTGGAGTGGGAGGAATATTGCGACGCCGAGGTCGGCAAGCACCTGCGGCGCTACTTCTATCACTACCTGCTCGACGAGCCCAGCCTGATGCCGAAGCTGATCTTGGAGCAGCAGGCCTGGTACGGAAAATATTTATATTTCTTCACCTATCCCTTGGTAAAGCGACTGATGCGCAAGAGTATGAACATCTACCCCGATCCGGTGAAGCGCTCGAAGCAGGCCCTCGACGAGGCTCTGCGGCGCCTGGACCGCGAGGTGGCGCGCCGGGAATTTCTGGTCGGCGGCCGCTTCGGCCGCGCCGACATGGCGGCCGCGGCGCTCCTGGCGCCGCTCTTCACGCCACCGGAGCACGACTATCCCTGGCCCGCGATCGACAGCCTGCCGGAGCCATTGAGGAAGCTGAACGCGCAATGGGCCGACTCCGCCCTCGGGCGCTACGTGCACCGAATTTACCGCGACTACCGCAAGCGAGGCCGAGCCCATGGCTGA
- a CDS encoding methylated-DNA--[protein]-cysteine S-methyltransferase — translation MPVREDYISTPLGVMSVEYSPEGNLLRLEFMPSDSESSSASPVVSSKASSLSLQIGEYFAGARRDFDIPLAPEGTEFQRRVWEELRRIPCGSTISYAELARRLGDPRAVRAVARANALNPIAILIPCHRVIGSDGTLTGYAGGLERKARLLELEGAIVPPERRQISLFPQV, via the coding sequence ATGCCTGTTCGGGAAGATTATATTTCGACACCCCTGGGCGTGATGAGTGTCGAGTACTCTCCGGAGGGGAATCTTCTAAGACTCGAGTTTATGCCGTCGGATTCGGAATCAAGCTCTGCTAGTCCCGTCGTTAGTTCCAAGGCCTCGTCCTTGTCCCTCCAAATAGGAGAATATTTCGCGGGGGCGCGCCGCGACTTCGACATCCCGCTCGCCCCCGAGGGCACCGAATTTCAAAGGCGGGTCTGGGAAGAGCTGCGCCGCATTCCTTGCGGGAGTACCATTTCCTACGCCGAGCTGGCGCGGCGCCTCGGCGACCCGCGGGCCGTTCGCGCCGTCGCCCGGGCCAACGCCCTCAACCCCATCGCCATCCTGATCCCCTGCCACCGCGTCATCGGCAGCGACGGGACCCTGACCGGCTATGCGGGCGGGCTGGAGCGCAAGGCGCGCCTCTTGGAGTTGGAGGGCGCGATCGTGCCCCCGGAGCGACGACAAATTTCCTTGTTTCCCCAAGTTTAA
- a CDS encoding GNAT family N-acetyltransferase, whose protein sequence is MKELVVSLETPRLRLRPWKDSDLEPFARLNADPRVMEFFPKTLSREESDAVAAAIRARFDAWGYGFWAAELKSSGAFIGFIGLSHPSFQAHFTPCTEIGWRLDPAYWGQGLATEGARAAAAFAFDTLRLPELVSFTVPANLRSRAVMERLGMRWDPAEDFDHPGLPEGHPLRRHVLYRLKSPQ, encoded by the coding sequence GTGAAAGAGCTCGTCGTGTCGCTCGAGACGCCGCGGCTGCGGCTGCGCCCCTGGAAGGACTCCGACCTCGAGCCCTTCGCGAGGCTCAACGCCGATCCCCGCGTCATGGAGTTTTTTCCGAAAACGCTGAGCCGCGAGGAGAGCGACGCCGTGGCCGCGGCGATCCGCGCGCGCTTCGACGCCTGGGGCTACGGTTTCTGGGCGGCGGAATTGAAGTCGAGCGGCGCCTTTATCGGATTCATCGGCCTCTCCCACCCGAGCTTCCAGGCCCACTTCACGCCTTGCACCGAGATCGGCTGGCGGCTGGACCCCGCGTATTGGGGCCAAGGCCTCGCCACCGAGGGGGCGCGGGCCGCGGCGGCCTTCGCCTTCGACACCCTGCGATTGCCCGAGTTGGTTTCCTTTACCGTCCCCGCCAATCTCCGCTCGCGGGCCGTGATGGAGCGCCTGGGCATGCGGTGGGACCCCGCCGAAGACTTCGACCACCCCGGCCTGCCCGAGGGGCATCCGCTGCGACGCCACGTCCTGTATCGCCTGAAATCTCCCCAGTAG
- a CDS encoding type II toxin-antitoxin system HicA family toxin, whose protein sequence is MGNNKKLLAKLENETIKKAELETLLKRVGFNKIGGKGSHEVWFRAGFDPITIATHSKEIKPYQQKQVKAVLKKGGLL, encoded by the coding sequence GTGGGCAACAACAAGAAACTCCTGGCAAAACTTGAAAATGAAACGATCAAAAAAGCGGAACTGGAGACGCTCCTAAAGCGGGTTGGCTTCAACAAAATAGGCGGAAAGGGCTCTCACGAAGTATGGTTTCGAGCCGGTTTCGACCCAATAACGATAGCGACTCACAGCAAAGAGATTAAGCCGTACCAGCAAAAGCAAGTGAAGGCGGTCCTGAAAAAAGGAGGGCTGTTATGA
- a CDS encoding helix-turn-helix domain-containing protein, whose translation MYFTGKLQKDGKFWMVEVPELDLATQGRSKKEALKMIADAIETLANKNGFKVIVESTGPKDFLVSSNEPARLMALFLKRQREAKNLSVREVAKAMDYTAHGAYAQYETGRSMPGIDFIDRFVKTVNPKSGLCLTIVRR comes from the coding sequence ATGTATTTTACGGGTAAGCTGCAAAAGGATGGCAAGTTTTGGATGGTCGAAGTCCCCGAACTGGACTTAGCGACGCAAGGCAGAAGCAAAAAGGAAGCCCTAAAAATGATCGCCGATGCGATCGAGACCCTGGCAAACAAGAACGGTTTTAAGGTTATCGTGGAGTCCACAGGCCCAAAGGATTTTCTTGTATCTTCCAACGAGCCGGCTCGTTTGATGGCGCTATTCCTCAAACGGCAAAGAGAAGCCAAAAATCTGTCGGTTCGCGAAGTCGCCAAGGCGATGGATTATACGGCACATGGGGCATATGCCCAGTATGAGACGGGGCGATCCATGCCTGGAATCGATTTCATCGATCGTTTTGTTAAAACGGTCAATCCGAAGTCCGGTCTATGCCTGACCATTGTGAGGCGCTAA
- a CDS encoding class I SAM-dependent methyltransferase, translating into MVRTTLDPQTLEEISQRTLADYEGRAADFWEGTKDHDVRQNIQALLEALPPKERYDILDFGCGPGRDLAAFARLGHRTVGLEGCPAFCRMAREHSGCEVWQQDFLKLELPAEGFDGIFANASLFHVPSQELPRVLREFWTSLRPGGVLFSSNPRGQDEGWQGGRYGTFMEFEAYRRYLEAAGFTVLRHYYRPAGKPRHEQPWLAVVSRK; encoded by the coding sequence ATGGTGCGAACGACCTTAGACCCGCAAACCTTAGAAGAGATCTCTCAACGGACGCTCGCCGACTACGAGGGCCGCGCGGCGGATTTTTGGGAGGGCACGAAGGACCACGACGTCCGGCAGAACATCCAGGCCCTCTTGGAGGCGCTGCCGCCGAAGGAGCGCTACGACATCCTCGACTTCGGCTGCGGCCCGGGCCGCGACCTGGCCGCCTTCGCCCGCCTTGGCCACCGCACGGTCGGCCTGGAGGGCTGTCCCGCCTTCTGCAGAATGGCGCGCGAGCATTCCGGCTGCGAGGTGTGGCAGCAGGATTTCTTGAAATTGGAGCTGCCGGCGGAGGGTTTCGACGGGATCTTCGCCAACGCCAGCCTCTTCCACGTCCCTTCCCAGGAACTGCCGCGGGTCCTTCGCGAGTTTTGGACCAGCCTGCGCCCCGGCGGGGTCTTGTTCTCTTCCAATCCCCGCGGCCAAGACGAGGGCTGGCAGGGCGGCCGCTACGGCACCTTCATGGAATTCGAGGCCTACCGCCGCTACCTCGAGGCCGCCGGCTTCACGGTGCTGCGTCATTATTACCGCCCCGCCGGCAAGCCCCGGCACGAGCAGCCCTGGCTGGCGGTGGTGAGCCGGAAATAA
- a CDS encoding DUF2252 domain-containing protein: MTKSSKGRLPELIPIRYGRMLASPFTFYRGAAAIMAADLAHTARNGITLQACGDCHLLNFGGFGTPERRVIFDINDFDETHPAPWEWDLKRLAASFVIAGRNNGLSKPQCREAALATVRSYRERMLELAEMNVLEAWYASIDAKALIETTQDPEMLKLRRKRLKKAVSKTSAEADFPKLVEEKDGRTLFKDDPPFIYHADKKKFPDIARRVHDGFKMYRDSLPHERRILYDRYSLADVAIKVVGIGSVGTICMVALFLSQEGDPLILQIKEARSSVLEPYSGKSPFKNHGQRVVVGQRIMQAASDIFLGWARSSRGKDFYIRQLRDFKLKPLVEIFNAQHLAEYGGACGWALARAHARSGTAALLSGYMGKSDVLDEAVADFAEAYADQNERDYGLFKKAVRAGRIEVVVER, translated from the coding sequence TTGACCAAGTCCAGCAAAGGCCGTCTTCCCGAGCTGATCCCCATTCGATACGGTCGCATGCTCGCCTCTCCCTTCACCTTTTACCGGGGCGCCGCCGCGATTATGGCGGCGGATTTGGCGCACACGGCCCGCAACGGAATCACCCTGCAGGCCTGCGGGGACTGCCACCTGCTCAATTTTGGGGGATTCGGCACCCCGGAACGCCGGGTGATTTTCGACATCAACGACTTTGACGAGACTCACCCCGCGCCCTGGGAGTGGGACCTAAAGCGCCTGGCGGCGAGTTTCGTCATCGCGGGGCGCAACAATGGATTGTCGAAGCCTCAATGCCGCGAGGCGGCCCTGGCGACCGTTCGATCCTATCGGGAGCGCATGCTCGAGCTCGCCGAGATGAATGTGCTGGAGGCTTGGTACGCTTCGATAGACGCCAAGGCCTTGATCGAAACCACCCAGGACCCGGAAATGCTCAAGTTGAGACGCAAGCGCTTGAAGAAAGCCGTCAGCAAGACCTCCGCGGAGGCGGATTTTCCCAAATTGGTGGAGGAGAAGGACGGCCGAACCCTGTTCAAGGACGACCCGCCCTTCATTTACCACGCGGATAAAAAGAAATTTCCCGATATCGCCCGTCGCGTCCATGACGGCTTCAAGATGTATCGGGACTCCCTGCCGCACGAACGGCGGATCTTGTACGACCGCTATTCACTCGCCGACGTTGCGATCAAGGTGGTCGGCATCGGGAGCGTGGGGACGATTTGCATGGTAGCCTTGTTTCTTTCGCAGGAGGGCGACCCCCTCATTTTGCAAATCAAGGAGGCGCGGTCCTCAGTTTTGGAGCCCTACTCCGGGAAGAGCCCATTCAAAAATCACGGACAACGGGTGGTGGTCGGGCAGCGCATCATGCAGGCGGCCAGCGATATTTTCCTGGGATGGGCCCGTTCGAGCCGGGGCAAGGATTTTTACATTCGGCAATTGCGCGACTTCAAGCTGAAGCCCTTGGTGGAGATCTTCAACGCCCAGCACCTGGCGGAGTACGGCGGGGCCTGCGGTTGGGCGCTGGCCCGGGCCCACGCGCGCTCCGGAACGGCGGCGCTCCTTTCCGGCTACATGGGGAAAAGCGACGTCTTGGACGAGGCCGTGGCGGATTTCGCGGAGGCCTACGCCGACCAGAACGAGCGGGATTACGGATTGTTCAAAAAGGCGGTTCGGGCGGGGAGGATTGAGGTGGTGGTGGAGCGGTGA
- a CDS encoding type II toxin-antitoxin system HicB family antitoxin, with protein sequence MKAKKKSGYKYGVRIYWSPEDDAYIAEVPELPGCATHGTTFEEAARNAEDAIESWIMGAKAAGNPIPEPVATKKYSGKFMTRIRPQIHKALVLKAEGNGKSLNRLVEEILEKSVG encoded by the coding sequence ATGAAAGCAAAAAAGAAAAGCGGATACAAATACGGGGTGAGAATCTACTGGTCTCCGGAAGATGACGCCTATATCGCGGAGGTCCCCGAACTTCCGGGCTGTGCCACGCACGGAACGACCTTTGAAGAAGCGGCTCGCAATGCCGAAGATGCCATCGAGTCCTGGATCATGGGCGCCAAGGCGGCGGGAAATCCCATTCCGGAGCCGGTAGCCACGAAGAAATATTCAGGAAAGTTCATGACACGCATCCGACCTCAGATTCATAAGGCCCTGGTCCTCAAGGCTGAAGGCAACGGCAAGTCGTTGAATCGTCTCGTCGAGGAGATTTTGGAGAAATCGGTCGGTTAG
- a CDS encoding DNA-binding transcriptional regulator: MNQTYQKGVKAAIHETAGDLHEAGMIDKQTMRRFDESCLTPIQPLTPKKIKALRQREHVSQAVFANYLNVTISLVSKWERGEKRPSGPALKLLSLVEKYGISAVA; this comes from the coding sequence ATGAATCAGACGTACCAAAAAGGAGTCAAAGCCGCCATTCACGAAACTGCAGGCGATCTTCATGAAGCCGGCATGATCGACAAGCAAACAATGCGCCGCTTTGACGAATCGTGCCTGACGCCCATCCAGCCCCTGACGCCGAAGAAGATCAAGGCGCTTCGCCAGAGGGAACATGTAAGCCAGGCAGTCTTCGCCAATTATCTGAACGTCACGATAAGCCTGGTTAGCAAGTGGGAGCGCGGAGAAAAGCGCCCTTCTGGCCCGGCCCTTAAATTACTTTCACTGGTTGAGAAATACGGCATCAGTGCGGTCGCATGA
- a CDS encoding glyoxalase: MAEPRFHLAFPVRSLAAAKKFYLSLGCKAGRESKHSLILQLGGHQIVAQLSDREPRAQRGIYPRHFGLVFPTLAAWKRLLARARRKKLKFYQEPKVRFPGTPVEHRTFFLQDPSGNLLEFKHYRSPAAIFGRRAIRRVGDRGY; encoded by the coding sequence ATGGCTGAACCTCGCTTCCACCTGGCCTTTCCCGTGCGCAGCCTGGCCGCGGCGAAGAAGTTCTACTTGTCCTTGGGCTGCAAGGCCGGCCGCGAGTCGAAGCACTCGCTGATCCTCCAGCTGGGCGGCCATCAGATCGTGGCCCAGCTCAGCGACCGCGAGCCGCGGGCGCAGCGCGGGATCTACCCGCGGCATTTCGGTTTGGTCTTCCCCACCCTCGCGGCCTGGAAGCGGCTGCTCGCCCGGGCGCGACGCAAAAAATTGAAATTCTACCAAGAGCCGAAGGTGCGTTTCCCCGGCACCCCCGTCGAGCACCGCACCTTCTTCCTGCAAGACCCCTCGGGCAACCTGCTCGAGTTCAAGCACTACCGCTCGCCCGCGGCGATCTTCGGGCGTCGCGCCATCCGCCGCGTCGGCGACCGGGGCTATTAA